A portion of the Patescibacteria group bacterium genome contains these proteins:
- a CDS encoding prepilin-type N-terminal cleavage/methylation domain-containing protein — protein MKQRSFTLIEVLVVVAIIGFLASITLVSIKEARERARVAVGLNFAAQVHHALGAYAVGIWDFNEGSDGTAKDTSGNGNDGTIVGASWTGDTPSGKGYALEFNGSTDYVNCGNDPSIDITHPITISAWVYPKGFGAYNTIVGKRDNSAATNYALRINNNTVLSYYFGNGSWRVYTASYTFSQDTWYHVGVTVNSSGNIIFYVNGKDIGSSSTSYTPVPASNPLGVGSYRGDAAAEAFNGTIDEVGIYEEALSSAQIKKLYVEGLERHKLAEK, from the coding sequence ATGAAGCAGAGATCATTCACTCTAATTGAAGTTTTAGTAGTTGTTGCTATAATAGGTTTTTTAGCCAGTATTACTTTAGTATCTATAAAAGAAGCAAGAGAAAGGGCCAGAGTTGCTGTAGGTCTTAATTTTGCTGCCCAAGTCCATCACGCTCTCGGTGCTTATGCAGTAGGTATTTGGGATTTTAATGAAGGCAGCGACGGAACCGCAAAAGACACCAGCGGCAATGGAAATGATGGAACAATTGTTGGTGCCAGCTGGACCGGAGATACCCCAAGCGGAAAAGGTTATGCTTTGGAGTTTAATGGAAGCACTGATTATGTTAATTGCGGGAATGACCCTTCTATTGATATTACACACCCAATTACAATCAGTGCTTGGGTTTATCCAAAAGGATTCGGTGCTTATAACACAATCGTTGGAAAAAGAGATAATAGCGCTGCCACTAACTATGCATTGAGAATAAATAATAACACTGTTTTGTCTTACTATTTTGGAAATGGTAGTTGGAGAGTATATACAGCAAGCTATACTTTTTCCCAAGATACTTGGTATCATGTTGGAGTAACAGTAAACTCCAGTGGCAATATTATATTCTATGTGAATGGGAAGGATATCGGCTCGTCTTCAACTTCATACACGCCTGTTCCAGCAAGCAACCCTCTGGGGGTTGGTAGTTACCGTGGTGATGCAGCAGCCGAGGCATTCAACGGCACAATCGACGAAGTCGGAATTTACGAAGAAGCCCTATCTTCAGCCCAGATTAAAAAACTCTATGTAGAGGGGCTGGAAAGGCATAAATTAGCTGAGAAATAA